A genomic segment from Montipora foliosa isolate CH-2021 chromosome 9, ASM3666993v2, whole genome shotgun sequence encodes:
- the LOC137970471 gene encoding uncharacterized protein: protein MSGETPKKVTSAEGGCFLCKDKIPSLKEKVKIFGKSELQIGALIHRSLGVDLGVYVGSENLAICRLCYNMLNAYNKALKKVNQIVDGIKQKFESNGPLRIKRLSKDSTKAPEARKSLSFDSNPSGEISREPPLPVSLKPPDNVCVSAFTKLPPVFGFGAISPIAPLSIFRAPNCVQSSGIVGPMQLCPMSSSTPKTPREISERSITETKVYLSVEYPSKTVRKELNDDLAVLGKAIASGFEQRIAKAILKNVKLKKIVVEKVLQLMTSQINGICSRKQPSMLRANTKEEIVNFDFEKLCLEWKERAPIFYAFLMTCATTTLKEIAPEWLPSIAVAGSILLKQRNSHMNGCATVLGILMKSRSLEATFGRLSKMKVTCSAAKVRAKFDVLGENHGQEILNLQKKMSNEEEVVQELTRKVVAITDSCSSNEQPCTQQCADDATKAKCELKQAKKNMHPGFAIAFDNIDGKRECRHMTKDNQNLDFHWVNHKIIMNRVSGGCLETLPRDITSLSNLKLFPTVDDQKFQRHNYTVLISRVLVEHLDCFSALKDVCVFHIPHKYSNEMAKKSDVLPMGVLFKNENLTEDMIDILRHFQTYLPTVTIQGEKKFASQICTGDQLSVERAVNAIHSVSNGHTAEDRLEGFTMQLGDWHTGVKILELLFRRFYSGSSSDDHCTLFADRNLINRRNVREDPHSAYRPDRDFLILEVKARILAAAFHVLGLKSKDEKPLHYPFPEDLPNWNKLQRLQFLHKAAGMIVDEIVIDEAMMNDSLQELVSDEERREIQRCLDVNEDGRFPCRFPGCKTSFKYNGKSRRRHELSHDPPVVIEEVTTTTSSITTDQAPKSSDDVFNYNAALLSEGLFFMNFLDAVSEGDGQRIMRQYKYLMLLCKADDPHSTKYALESLYQLLLVNGLSQKESEIFVWNRTVNNYGGLGNNIPHDLEVEHSNNFNKQGYCNIGANLSEKAVSRICHAEKPVRNISGKVDRLLQRIIRSGKHIQRFPVVDLDALLKKLNESEVFKYQEGRSYRHFKGFERDALVNLDMSKMYAWLNDHKKKVSSGVKAR, encoded by the exons ATGAGTGGGGAAACGCCGAAAAAAGTTACCTCGGCCGAAGGAGGTTGTTTTTTGTGTAAGGATAAAATTCCCAGTCTCAAGGAGAAAGTGAAGATCTTTGGCAAGAGTGAATTGCAGATTGGTGCGTTAATTCATCGCTCACTTGGAGTCGATTTGGGTGTTTATGTCGGCAGCGAGAACCTCGCGATATGTCGCTTGTGTTATAACATGTTGAATGCCTACAACAAGGCCTTAAAAAAAGTCAACCAGATCGTCGATGGTATCAAGCAGAAATTTGAAAGTAACGGACCTCTCCGTATCAAAAGATTATCGAAAGATTCAACAAAAGCGCCGGAGGCAAGGAAGAGTTTAAGTTTTGACTCCAACCCGTCGGGTGAAATTTCGCGGGAACCACCATTACCAGTAAGCTTAAAGCCTCCAGATAATGTTTGTGTGTCTGCTTTTACAAAGCTTCCGCCGGTTTTTGGTTTTGGTGCCATTAGCCCAATCGCTCCACTCTCGATTTTTCGAGCACCAAATTGTGTACAATCGTCGGGAATTGTTGGTCCTATGCAGTTGTGTCCGATGTCGTCCTCAACACCAAAGACGCCGCGCGAGATTTCAGAACGATCGATCACCGAAACGAAAGTATATCTTTCCGTTGAATATCCCAGCAAAACTGTGCGAAAGGAATTAAACGATGACCTTGCAGTTCTTGGAAAGGCGATTGCCTCCGGTTTCGAACAGCGCATTGCCAAAGCAATACTGAAGAATGTTAAACTCAAGAAAATTGTCGTGGAAAAAGTTCTCCAGCTAATGACATCGCAAATTAATGGTATCTGTAGCAGAAAACAACCTTCCATGTTAAGAGCCAACACGAAGGAAGAGATTGTAAACTTCGATTTCGAGAAACTCTGTCTTGAATGGAAAGAAAGAGCGCCTATCTTCTATGCCTTTCTGATGACATGTGCTACAACTACTCTAAAGGAGATTGCTCCAGAATGGCTTCCTAGCATAGCAGTCGCAGGGTCGATCCTGTTAAAGCAGCGAAACTCACACATGAATGGCTGTGCAACAGTTCTTGGAATCCTTATGAAATCACGATCTTTGGAG GCAACCTTTGGTAGGTTATCCAAGATGAAGGTCACCTGTTCAGCCGCAAAAGTTCGTGCAAAATTTGATGTGTTAGGTGAAAATCATGGTCAGGAAATTCTGAACTTACAAAAGAAAATGTCCAATGAGGAGGAAGTTGTACAGGAACTCACAAGGAAGGTAGTGGCAATTACTGACAGTTGCAGTTCAAATGAACAACCATGTACCCAGCAGTGTGCTGATGATGCTACAAAAGCCAAATGTGAACTAAAACAAGCTAAGAAGAACATGCATCCTGGTTTTGCTATTGCGTTTGATAATATTGATGGAAAGCGTGAATGCAGGCATATGACCAAGGACAACCAAAACTTGGATTTTCATTGGGTCAACCACAAGATAATAATGAACAGAGTTTCTGGAGGTTGTCTTGAGACTTTACCAAGGGACATTACTTCCCTTTCAAATCTTAAATTGTTTCCCACTGTTGACGATCAGAAGTTTCAGCGTCACAACTACACAGTTTTAATATCAAGAGTTCTTGTGGAGCATTTAGATTGTTTTTCAGCTCTCAAGGATGTGTGTGTATTCCATATTCCTCACAAGTATTCCAATGAGATGGCCAAAAAGTCAGATGTT CTTCCAATGGGTGTGttatttaaaaatgaaaacctGACTGAGGACATGATTGATATCCTGCGACATTTCCAAACATACCTGCCTACTGTAACTATTCAAGGCGAAAAGAAATTTGCTAGTCAGATATGCACGGGGGATCAGCTATCTGTTGAAAGAGCTGTGAATGCAATACATTCAGTGTCCAATGGTCATACAGCTGAAGACCGCCTTGAGGGGTTTACCATGCAACTTGGTGACTGGCACACAGGGGTCAAGATACTTGAG TTGCTATTTAGAAGATTTTACTCAGGGAGTTCTTCAGATGACCATTGCACCCTATTTGCAGACAGAAACCTTATTAACAGGAGAAATGTGAGAGAGGATCCACACTCCGCCTATCGACCAGATAGGGATTTCTTGATTTTAGAGGTGAAAGCCAGGATTTTGGCAGCTGCATTTCATGTTCTTGGCTTAAAAAGCAAAGACGAAAAACCACTGCATTACCCTTTCCCAGAGGACCTTCCTAACTGGAACAAATTGCAAAGGCTCCAGTTCTTACACAAAGCTGCTGGTATGATTGTGGATGAAATTGTTATTGATGAAGCAATGATGAATGATTCTTTGCAAGAACTGGTGTCAGATGAGGAAAGAAGGGAAATTCAAAGATGTTTGGATGTTAATGAGGATGGCCGTTTCCCTTGTAGGTTTCCAGGTTGTAAGACATCCTTCAAATACAATGGCAAGAGCAGGAGAAGACATGAATTAAGTCATGATCCACCAGTTGTAATAGAAGAAGTGACAACCACAACTTCATCCATAACCACAGACCAGGCGCCCAAAAGTAGTGATGATGTTTTTAATTACAATGCTGCACTTCTCTCAGAAGGACTTTTCTTTATGAACTTTTTGGATGCTGTCTCAGAAGGGGATGGCCAGCGGATCATGAGACAATACAAGTATCTAATGCTCCTATGTAAAGCAGATGACCCACACAGCACCAAGTATGCACTGGAGAGCCTGTACCAGCTGCTCTTGGTGAATGGTTTAAGCCAGAAGGAGTCAGAGATCTTTGTGTGGAACAGGACTGTTAACAATTATGGAGGTCTTGGAAACAACATTCCACATGACCTAGAAGTCGAGCATAGTAACAATTTTAACAAGCAAGGCTACTGTAACATTGGAGCAAACCTCTCAGAGAAGGCAGTATCAAGAATCTGCCATGCTGAGAAACCTGTCAGGAACATTAGTGGAAAGGTGGACAGACTTCTTCAGCGGATTATACGCTCAGGAAAGCATATTCAACGTTTTCCTGTAGTTGACTTAGATGCACTGTTGAAAAAACTAAATGAAAGTGAAGTTTTCAAATACCAAGAGGGTCGTAGTTACAGGCATTTCAAGGGTTTTGAAAGAGATGCTTTGGTAAACCTAGACATGTCAAAGATGTATGCATGGTTAAATGATCacaaaaaaaaggtttcttcagGTGTCAAGGCTAGGTAA
- the LOC137970383 gene encoding bifunctional 3'-5' exonuclease/ATP-dependent helicase WRN-like isoform X1: MAEDGESSLDHAFVKVCDIFGFEKLNKHQEEAIRQVVELKVDVYVNLPTGYGKSVVFQALPTVFASVNKCEKNIVIVISPLINLMKDQVSRLSLLGVSAISLSDIRSAAEIKKVESGEFSIVYGSPESWLGDIRWRRMLASETYVRAVAVDEAHVICHWGKSKSNNLAAFRVWFSRLHEMRSLLPRTPFVALTATATKDTRDTIFEVLIMKEPHIVEENPNKPNIAYVVKYMERNARLSDYFHWIAKEVIDKHSMATRTIIYCQTIKQCAVVYSTLKTLIGDKIYVDPQNKDLKRVVLEMLHSCSPKSNKDLILESFQSDEGHIRILVATIAFGMGVDCKKVYRTIHFGPAKNVESYLQESGRAGRDGSQCTAYLLYQGMQLIHVDQDIKSYIKSSGCRRKQLLQYFDVDCSPQNPAHLCCDNCSVMCECGTYDCKPLAYPLCRADLHLNSKRKRTSTEEQKTTLVNKLAAYHKKLHTNLLQRDASGKMKFFTNPKFLLGFSDLQIQQVAEHCNELFSVSDICTVVEIWDMQHAFEIHAVMQEVFGDMLDIELSSEDECSDEESDFLGNDWNDLVVDDELANMVIDNLSFSQWDESADESADEQLDAGVPFAALNAVLNLSFDAVLNK, encoded by the exons atggcggaagatggGGAGAGTTCGCTGGACCACGCGTTTGTCAAAGTATGCGATATTTTCGGCTTTGAGAAGCTTAACAAGCACCAGGAAGAAGCAATTCGACAAGTAGTGGAACTGAAAGTCGATGTATATGTCAATTTGCCGACTGGTTATGGAAAGTCTGTTGTGTTCCAAGCTTTACCTACGGTATTTGCTTCGGTAAATAAATGCGAGAAGAATATTGTAATCGTGATTTCTCCGTTAATTAATCTTATGAAAGATCAAGTGAGCCGTCTATCTTTGCTTGGAGTAAGCGCAATATCGCTGAGTGATATCAGATCGGCGGCGGAGATAAAAAAGGTGGAGAGTGGAGAATTCTCTATCGTTTACGGATCACCTGAATCTTGGCTTGGCGACATTAGATGGCGAAGAATGTTGGCAAGCGAAACCTATGTGAGAGCAGTTGCCGTGGATGAAGCGCACGTGATTTGCCATTG GGGGAAATCGAAGAGCAACAACCTTGCAGCCTTTAGAGTGTGGTTCTCTCGGTTACATGAGATGCGTTCATTATTACCACGCACTCCATTTGTTGCCCTTACTGCTACAGCCACAAAAGATACTAGAGACACAATTTTTGAAGTACTCATCATGAAAGAGCCTCATATTGTTGAGGAAAATCCAAACAAACCCAACATTGCATATGTTGTTAAGTACATGGAAAGGAATGCTCGCCTTTCAGATTATTTTCATTGGATAGCCAAAGAGGTAATTGACAAACACTCCATGGCTACtagaacaataatttattgtcaGACAATAAAGCAGTGTGCAGTTGTGTATTCAACACTGAAGACCCTTATTGGGGATAAAATTTATGTTGACCCACAGAACAAAGATCTAAAAAGAGTGGTTCTTGAAATGTTACATTCTTGCAGCCCCAAGTCAAATAAAGATCTCATTCTTGAGTCATTTCAGTCTGATGAAGGACACATCCGTATTCTTGTTGCTACAATTGCATTCGGTATGGGTGTGGATTGTAAAAAGGTCTATCGGACAATCCATTTTGGCCCAGCCAAAAATGTAGAAAGCTACTTGCAAGAGAGTGGCAGAGCAGGAAGGGATGGCTCTCAGTGCACCGCTTATCTGCTCTACCAAGGAATGCAACTTATTCATGTGGACCAGGACATAAAGAGTTACATAAAATCAAGTGGCTGCCGACGTAAGCAATTGCTGCAATATTTTGATGTGGATTGTTCTCCACAGAATCCTGCGCACCTTTGCTGTGACAACTGTTCAGTCATGTGTGAATGTGGTACATATGATTGCAAACCTCTTGCCTACCCTCTCTGTAGAGCTGACCTCCATCtcaattcaaaaagaaaacggACATCTACAGAGGAACAGAAAACTACACTGGTAAATAAACTGGCTGCATATCACAAGAAGTTGCACACAAATCTGTTACAAAGAGATGCAAGtgggaaaatgaaatttttcaCCAACCCCAAGTTTTTGCTTGGATTTTCTGATCTGCAAATTCAACAAGTTGCGGAACACTGTAATGAATTGTTTTCTGTGTCGGACATTTGTACTGTGGTGGAGATATGGGATATGCAGCATGCATTTGAAATTCATGCAGTCATGCAAGAAGTATTTGGAGACATGTTAGACATAGAACTGAGTTCAGAAGATGAATGTTCCGATGAAGAGAGTGACTTTCTTGGAAATGATTGGAATGATCTTGTCGTGGACGATGAACTTGCTAATATGGTTATTGACAATCTCAGCTTTTCTCAGTGGGATGAGTCAGCAGATGAATCTGCTGATGAGCAATTAGACGCAGGTGTTCCATTTGCTGCTTTAAACGCAGTTTTAAATTTGAGTTTTGATGCAGTGTTGAACAAATGA
- the LOC137970383 gene encoding ATP-dependent DNA helicase Q5-like isoform X2 — MAEDGESSLDHAFVKVCDIFGFEKLNKHQEEAIRQVVELKVDVYVNLPTGYGKSVVFQALPTVFASVNKCEKNIVIVISPLINLMKDQVSRLSLLGVSAISLSDIRSAAEIKKVESGEFSIVYGSPESWLGDIRWRRMLASETYVRAVAVDEAHVICHWGKSKSNNLAAFRVWFSRLHEMRSLLPRTPFVALTATATKDTRDTIFEVLIMKEPHIVEENPNKPNIAYVVKYMERNARLSDYFHWIAKENPAHLCCDNCSVMCECGTYDCKPLAYPLCRADLHLNSKRKRTSTEEQKTTLVNKLAAYHKKLHTNLLQRDASGKMKFFTNPKFLLGFSDLQIQQVAEHCNELFSVSDICTVVEIWDMQHAFEIHAVMQEVFGDMLDIELSSEDECSDEESDFLGNDWNDLVVDDELANMVIDNLSFSQWDESADESADEQLDAGVPFAALNAVLNLSFDAVLNK, encoded by the exons atggcggaagatggGGAGAGTTCGCTGGACCACGCGTTTGTCAAAGTATGCGATATTTTCGGCTTTGAGAAGCTTAACAAGCACCAGGAAGAAGCAATTCGACAAGTAGTGGAACTGAAAGTCGATGTATATGTCAATTTGCCGACTGGTTATGGAAAGTCTGTTGTGTTCCAAGCTTTACCTACGGTATTTGCTTCGGTAAATAAATGCGAGAAGAATATTGTAATCGTGATTTCTCCGTTAATTAATCTTATGAAAGATCAAGTGAGCCGTCTATCTTTGCTTGGAGTAAGCGCAATATCGCTGAGTGATATCAGATCGGCGGCGGAGATAAAAAAGGTGGAGAGTGGAGAATTCTCTATCGTTTACGGATCACCTGAATCTTGGCTTGGCGACATTAGATGGCGAAGAATGTTGGCAAGCGAAACCTATGTGAGAGCAGTTGCCGTGGATGAAGCGCACGTGATTTGCCATTG GGGGAAATCGAAGAGCAACAACCTTGCAGCCTTTAGAGTGTGGTTCTCTCGGTTACATGAGATGCGTTCATTATTACCACGCACTCCATTTGTTGCCCTTACTGCTACAGCCACAAAAGATACTAGAGACACAATTTTTGAAGTACTCATCATGAAAGAGCCTCATATTGTTGAGGAAAATCCAAACAAACCCAACATTGCATATGTTGTTAAGTACATGGAAAGGAATGCTCGCCTTTCAGATTATTTTCATTGGATAGCCAAAGAG AATCCTGCGCACCTTTGCTGTGACAACTGTTCAGTCATGTGTGAATGTGGTACATATGATTGCAAACCTCTTGCCTACCCTCTCTGTAGAGCTGACCTCCATCtcaattcaaaaagaaaacggACATCTACAGAGGAACAGAAAACTACACTGGTAAATAAACTGGCTGCATATCACAAGAAGTTGCACACAAATCTGTTACAAAGAGATGCAAGtgggaaaatgaaatttttcaCCAACCCCAAGTTTTTGCTTGGATTTTCTGATCTGCAAATTCAACAAGTTGCGGAACACTGTAATGAATTGTTTTCTGTGTCGGACATTTGTACTGTGGTGGAGATATGGGATATGCAGCATGCATTTGAAATTCATGCAGTCATGCAAGAAGTATTTGGAGACATGTTAGACATAGAACTGAGTTCAGAAGATGAATGTTCCGATGAAGAGAGTGACTTTCTTGGAAATGATTGGAATGATCTTGTCGTGGACGATGAACTTGCTAATATGGTTATTGACAATCTCAGCTTTTCTCAGTGGGATGAGTCAGCAGATGAATCTGCTGATGAGCAATTAGACGCAGGTGTTCCATTTGCTGCTTTAAACGCAGTTTTAAATTTGAGTTTTGATGCAGTGTTGAACAAATGA